A stretch of Cicer arietinum cultivar CDC Frontier isolate Library 1 chromosome 5, Cicar.CDCFrontier_v2.0, whole genome shotgun sequence DNA encodes these proteins:
- the LOC101509960 gene encoding uncharacterized protein: MCPVSFYATYSTVVAPSCSFPCSSSKTSITIPTTVSTKSISAKDVWTRTPRSPFSNTQQQQRRTRTQQQQHQPTYLDRTVNMNELLTSIGQTQNVQQLHAVMSPYNGTNLSIRFMVSLLSREPDWQRALALLDWMNEKARYSPSVSAYNVVLRNVLRAKQWLFAHGLFDEMRQKGISPDKYTYSTLITHFGKHGLFDSSFFWLQQMERDNVSGDLVLYSNLIELSRKLCDYSKAISIFNTLKASANIVPDLIAYNTMISVFGKAKHFREARLLLQEMRDNGVNPNTVSYSTLLAIYVDNQKFVEALSLFSEMNETECVLDLTTCNIMIDVYGQLHMIKEADCFFWGMRKMGIEPNVVSYNTILRVYGEAELYGEAVHLFSLMQRKGVPQNVVTYNTMISIYGKSLEHEKATNLIQEMQSRGVQPNAITYSTIISIWEKAGKLDRAAMLFHKLRSSGVKIDDVLYQTMIVAYQKAGLVAHAKRLLHELKQPDNVSRETAITVLARAGKVDEAMWVFRQAFDAGEVKDISVFGCMIDVFSRNRKYAHVVEVFEKMREFGHFPDSNVIALVLNAFGKLRKFEKADALYKQMYEKGCVFPDEVHFQMLSLYGARMDFTRVESLFEKIDSHPNINKKELYFVVANIYERADRFNDASRIMNRLNHKAIRSHDNA, encoded by the coding sequence ATGTGCCCAGTCTCATTTTACGCGACTTATTCAACCGTGGTGGCTCCTTCTTGTTCATTCCCTTGTTCCTCTTCCAAAACTAGCATTACCATCCCAACCACTGTTTCTACTAAATCCATATCAGCCAAAGATGTGTGGACCCGAACCCCCCGTTCTCCGTTTTCCaacacacaacaacaacaacgtcGTACTCGAacccaacaacaacaacaccaacCCACCTACTTAGACCGCACCGTCAACATGAACGAACTATTAACCTCAATCGGACAAACCCAAAACGTCCAACAACTTCACGCCGTTATGTCCCCTTACAACGGAACAAACCTATCCATTCGTTTCATGGTTTCCCTTCTCTCCCGTGAACCCGATTGGCAACGCGCTCTCGCACTTCTCGATTGGATGAACGAAAAAGCTCGTTATTCACCTTCCGTTTCCGCTTACAACGTCGTTCTCCGTAATGTCCTACGTGCTAAACAGTGGCTTTTTGCACACGGACTGTTTGATGAAATGCGTCAAAAGGGTATTTCACCTGATAAGTACACTTACTCAACCCTCATTACTCATTTCGGTAAACATGGCTTATTTGATTCCTCTTTCTTTTGGCTTCAACAGATGGAACGTGACAATGTTTCTGGTGACCTTGTTTTGTATAGTAATTTGATTGAGCTTTCGCGTAAGTTGTGTGATTATTCCAAAGCTATTTCCATTTTCAATACGTTAAAAGCTTCTGCTAATATTGTACCTGATCTTATTGCTTATAACACTATGATTAGTGTGTTTGGTAAGGCAAAACATTTTCGTGAAGCTCGCCTTCTTCTTCAAGAAATGAGGGACAATGGTGTTAACCCCAACACTGTTAGTTACTCGACGCTTCTTGCGATTTATGTTGATAATCAGAAGTTTGTGGAGGCACTTTCTTTGTTCTCTGAAATGAATGAAACTGAATGTGTACTTGATCTCACTACTTGTAATATCATGATTGATGTTTATGGCCAGCTTCACATGATCAAGGAAGCTGATTGCTTCTTTTGGGGTATGAGGAAAATGGGAATTGAACCCAATGTGGTTAGTTACAACACTATCTTGAGGGTTTATGGAGAGGCTGAGTTATATGGGGAAGCTGTTCATTTGTTTAGTTTGATGCAAAGGAAGGGTGTACCACAGAATGTTGTCACCTACAACACCATGATTAGTATTTATGGAAAATCTCTTGAGCACGAGAAGGCGACAAATCTCATTCAAGAAATGCAGAGTAGAGGTGTTCAACCAAATGCCATCACTTATTCAACCATAATATCTATATGGGAAAAAGCAGGGAAATTGGATAGGGCAGCCATGCTGTTTCATAAGTTAAGGAGTTCTGGAGTTAAAATTGATGATGTTCTGTATCAGACAATGATTGTGGCATATCAGAAGGCTGGTTTAGTTGCTCATGCTAAAAGGCTACTTCATGAACTCAAGCAACCCGATAACGTTTCTAGGGAGACGGCTATCACAGTACTTGCCAGAGCAGGTAAAGTTGACGAGGCTATGTGGGTTTTCCGGCAGGCTTTTGATGCTGGTGAGGTGAAAGATATATCTGTATTTGGGTGCATGATTGATGTTTTCTCAAGGAACAGAAAGTATGCACATGTggttgaagtgtttgagaagaTGAGAGAGTTTGGACATTTTCCTGATTCTAATGTTATTGCTCTTGTGCTGAATGCTTTCGGAAAGCTGCGCAAGTTTGAGAAAGCAGATGCTTTATATAAACAGATGTATGAAAAAGGGTGTGTTTTCCCGGACGAAGTTCATTTTCAGATGCTCAGTCTATACGGCGCAAGAATGGATTTCACGAGGGTGGAATCGTTGTTTGAGAAGATAGATTCCCATCCCAAtatcaacaagaaagagttgtattttgttgttGCCAACATTTATGAAAGAGCAGATAGATTTAACGATGCTTCCAGAATCATGAACAGGTTGAATCACAAAGCAATTAGAAGTCATGATAATGCTTAG
- the LOC101509318 gene encoding phytoene synthase 2, chloroplastic-like isoform X2, which translates to MSLTFSLEAKPFIINSKRKPCCRRYDVIRSELTMAPKHRKMTMFPQLSKQGVSIADLHVQEVVDKQSQTVNFDTLCPSFKPRFEPSFLNDAYEMCRNICAEYAKTFYLVWCRRTDELVDGPNADYMSSAVLDRWEDRLDDIFNGHPYDMLDATLTDTISKFPLDIKPFRDMIEGMRMDTRKSRYKNFEELYLYCYYVAGTVGLMSVPIMGIAPESLIPAQNVYQSALYLGIGNQLTNILRDVGEDALRGRVYLPEDELGEFGLCDKDVFSRKVSERWKEFMKQQIARARFYFNSAEEGASHLDKASRWPVWSSLILYRKILDAIEENEYDNLTKRAYVGRTKKFLSLPLAYSRSLSIPKTKLNPSFTRLI; encoded by the exons ATGAGTTTAACATTTTCTCTGGAAGCAAAGCCTTTCATCATAAATAGTAAAAGGAAACCATGTTGTAGAAGATATGATGTTATAAGATCAGAATTAACCATGGCTCCAAAACATAGAAAAATGACTATGTTTCCTCAGTTGTCAAAACAAGGAGTTTCTATTGCTGATTTACATGTTCAAGAAGTTGTTGACAAACAGTCTCAGACAGTCAATTTTGACACACTTTGTCCTAGTTTCAAGCCGCGGTTCGAGCCTAGTTTTCTCAATGACGCCTATGAAATGTGTAGAAATATATGCGCGGAGTATGCCAAAACATTCTATCTAG TTTGGTGCAGGAGGACAGATGAGCTTGTTGATGGTCCTAATGCTGACTATATGAGCTCTGCTGTTCTTGACAGATGGGAAGATAGATTAGATGACATTTTCAATGGACATCCATATGATATGCTTGATGCTACTCTTACTGATACAATCTCCAAATTTCCCTTGGATATTAAG CCTTTTAGGGACATGATAGAAGGTATGAGAATGGATACAAGGAAATCGCGATACAAAAATTTCGAAGAACTATATCTATATTGCTATTATGTGGCTGGAACTGTTGGGTTGATGAGTGTTCCAATAATGGGAATAGCCCCTGAGTCTCTAATCCCTGCTCAAAATGTATATCAATCAGCATTATATCTTGGCATTGGAAATCAACTCACAAATATTCTTAGAGATGTAGGGGAGGA TGCATTAAGAGGTAGAGTGTACCTTCCAGAAGATGAACTTGGTGAGTTTGGTTTATGTGACAAAGATGTTTTCTCAAGAAAGGTGAGTGAAAGATGGAAAGAGTTTATGAAACAGCAAATTGCAAGGGCAAGATTTTACTTCAATTCAGCTGAAGAAGGAGCTTCACATCTTGACAAGGCTAGCCGTTGGCCG GTTTGGTCATCATTAATATTGTACCGCAAGATCTTGGATGCAATTGAAGAGAACGAATATGACAATTTGACAAAACGTGCTTATGTAGGAAGAACTAAGAAATTTTTGTCATTGCCTCTGGCTTATAGTAGATCTCTTTCAATTCCCAAAACCAAATTAAATCCTTCCTTCACAAGGCTTATCTAG
- the LOC101501077 gene encoding uncharacterized protein isoform X2, whose protein sequence is MQSTKNNLNGQVETHWRGRLTDNSSSFYGAAQPKTMQDLVPERKHAAMTTVSEVLPRQPPKLLLKVMIMESLGAVQVLMTPEKTVRDLIAAAMRQYVKEGRCPILSSSDPFRFVLHYSQFSLESQASRRRASRAKTS, encoded by the exons ATGCAGAGCACCAAGAACAACCTTAACGGCCAGGTGGAGACTCACTGGCGAGGGAGATTAACAGATAATTCGTCGTCTTTTTACGGTGCGGCGCAACCAAAAACCATGCAGGATCTTGTACCGGAGAGGAAGCATGCGGCAATGACGACAGTGTCGGAGGTTTTGCCGAGACAGCCGCCGAAGTTGTTGCTTAAGGTTATGATCATGGAGAGCCTTGGCGCCGTGCAAGTGTTGATGACGCCGGAAAAGACTGTCAGAGATTTGATAGCGGCGGCGATGCGCCAATATGTGAAGGAAGGTCGCTGTCCAATCTTGTCGTCGAGTGATCCCTTCCGGTTCGTTCTTCATTACTCTCAGTTCAGCCTAGAAA GTCAAGCATCTCGCCGCAGAGCATCTCGTGCAAAAACAAGTTGA
- the LOC101501077 gene encoding uncharacterized protein isoform X1, giving the protein MQSTKNNLNGQVETHWRGRLTDNSSSFYGAAQPKTMQDLVPERKHAAMTTVSEVLPRQPPKLLLKVMIMESLGAVQVLMTPEKTVRDLIAAAMRQYVKEGRCPILSSSDPFRFVLHYSQFSLEKHLVQKQVEGKSRQIQISKLIKRKE; this is encoded by the exons ATGCAGAGCACCAAGAACAACCTTAACGGCCAGGTGGAGACTCACTGGCGAGGGAGATTAACAGATAATTCGTCGTCTTTTTACGGTGCGGCGCAACCAAAAACCATGCAGGATCTTGTACCGGAGAGGAAGCATGCGGCAATGACGACAGTGTCGGAGGTTTTGCCGAGACAGCCGCCGAAGTTGTTGCTTAAGGTTATGATCATGGAGAGCCTTGGCGCCGTGCAAGTGTTGATGACGCCGGAAAAGACTGTCAGAGATTTGATAGCGGCGGCGATGCGCCAATATGTGAAGGAAGGTCGCTGTCCAATCTTGTCGTCGAGTGATCCCTTCCGGTTCGTTCTTCATTACTCTCAGTTCAGCCTAGAAA AGCATCTCGTGCAAAAACAAGTTGAAGGTAAATCGAgacaaattcaaatttcaaaactaataaaaagaaaagagtaa
- the LOC101509631 gene encoding protein WHAT'S THIS FACTOR 9, mitochondrial, with protein sequence MMNIIKNGVLPLTKLHYQWRGIAKVRLKWVKNKSIDHIIDKETDLKAASLLKDAIKRSSTGFLTSKSFSDWQKLLGLTIPVLRFMRRYPTLFQEFPHPRWNSLPCFRLTETAQLLDSQEQKIYTLHENDTVETLSKLLMMTKTRTIPLQSLYPLKFDLGFPDSFEKTLIPKYPNQFQFVKSPNGVSAVRLTNWCEEYAVSALQKSNQCESDQYREFKRGKTALVFPMRFPRGYGAQKKVKVWMEEFQKLPYISPYADSSKIDPKSDLMEKRVVGVLHEILSLTLHKKTKRNYLRSMREELNLPHKFTRIFTRYPGIFYLSLKCKTTTVTLREGYARGKLVDPHPLARHRDKFYHVMKVGLLYRSDGSNLKLEEDALMVDSVEDDEMGDEHFEDEEVETSGEFCEDEVSDSDDSE encoded by the coding sequence atgatgaacataataaaaaatggcGTGCTTCCATTGACGAAGCTCCATTATCAATGGCGTGGAATAGCTAAAGTGCGTCTGAAATGggtaaaaaataaaagcatCGATCACATCATCGACAAAGAAACCGATCTCAAAGCCGCTTCACTTCTCAAAGATGCAATCAAACGTTCCTCCACCGGTTTCCTCACCTCCAAATCATTCTCCGATTGGCAAAAGCTTCTCGGATTAACCATCCCCGTTCTTCGTTTCATGCGTCGGTATCCAACTCTCTTCCAAGAATTCCCTCACCCTCGTTGGAACTCTCTTCCGTGTTTTCGTTTAACCGAAACCGCACagttattagattcacaagaacAAAAGATTTACACTCTTCACGAAAACGACACCGTTGAGACACTCTCCAAATTACTAATGATGACCAAAACTCGCACCATTCCTCTTCAGTCTCTTTATCCTCTCAAATTTGACCTAGGTTTTCCCGATTCGTTTGAGAAAACCCTAATTCCTAAATATCCTAATCAATTTCAATTTGTTAAGTCACCTAATGGTGTTTCCGCTGTTCGCCTTACGAATTGGTGCGAAGAATACGCGGTTTCGGCTTTGCAGAAGAGTAATCAATGTGAGAGTGATCAGTATAGAGAGTTTAAGAGAGGGAAAACTGCGTTGGTTTTTCCGATGAGGTTTCCGAGGGGTTATGGTGCTCAGAAGAAGGTTAAGGTGTGGATGGAGGAGTTTCAGAAATTGCCTTATATTTCGCCTTATGCTGATTCATCTAAGATTGATCCTAAAAGTGATTTGATGGAGAAGCGCGTTGTTGGAGTTTTACATGAGATTTTGAGTTTAACTTTGCATAAGAAAACTAAGAGGAATTACTTGAGAAGTATGAGGGAAGAGTTGAATCTTCCTCATAAGTTTACTAGGATTTTCACTAGATATCCTGGGATATTTTACCTCTCTTTGAAGTGTAAAACTACTACTGTTACTCTTAGAGAAGGGTATGCAAGGGGAAAATTGGTGGACCCGCATCCTCTTGCTCGCCATAGAGATAAGTTTTACCATGTGATGAAGGTGGGGCTTCTTTATCGCAGTGATGGCTCTAATTTGAAACTTGAGGAGGATGCTTTGATGGTTGATTCTGTGGAGGATGATGAAATGGGAGATGAGCATTTTGAGGATGAAGAAGTTGAAACAAGTGGTGAATTTTGTGAGGATGAAGTTTCAGACTCAGATGACAGTGAATGA
- the LOC101509318 gene encoding phytoene synthase 2, chloroplastic-like isoform X1, which translates to MSLTFSLEAKPFIINSKRKPCCRRYDVIRSELTMAPKHRKMTMFPQLSKQGVSIADLHVQEVVDKQSQTVNFDTLCPSFKPRFEPSFLNDAYEMCRNICAEYAKTFYLGTLLMTEERQKAIWAIYVWCRRTDELVDGPNADYMSSAVLDRWEDRLDDIFNGHPYDMLDATLTDTISKFPLDIKPFRDMIEGMRMDTRKSRYKNFEELYLYCYYVAGTVGLMSVPIMGIAPESLIPAQNVYQSALYLGIGNQLTNILRDVGEDALRGRVYLPEDELGEFGLCDKDVFSRKVSERWKEFMKQQIARARFYFNSAEEGASHLDKASRWPVWSSLILYRKILDAIEENEYDNLTKRAYVGRTKKFLSLPLAYSRSLSIPKTKLNPSFTRLI; encoded by the exons ATGAGTTTAACATTTTCTCTGGAAGCAAAGCCTTTCATCATAAATAGTAAAAGGAAACCATGTTGTAGAAGATATGATGTTATAAGATCAGAATTAACCATGGCTCCAAAACATAGAAAAATGACTATGTTTCCTCAGTTGTCAAAACAAGGAGTTTCTATTGCTGATTTACATGTTCAAGAAGTTGTTGACAAACAGTCTCAGACAGTCAATTTTGACACACTTTGTCCTAGTTTCAAGCCGCGGTTCGAGCCTAGTTTTCTCAATGACGCCTATGAAATGTGTAGAAATATATGCGCGGAGTATGCCAAAACATTCTATCTAG GAACTTTGCTTATGACTGAAGAAAGACAAAAGGCAATATGGGCTATCTATG TTTGGTGCAGGAGGACAGATGAGCTTGTTGATGGTCCTAATGCTGACTATATGAGCTCTGCTGTTCTTGACAGATGGGAAGATAGATTAGATGACATTTTCAATGGACATCCATATGATATGCTTGATGCTACTCTTACTGATACAATCTCCAAATTTCCCTTGGATATTAAG CCTTTTAGGGACATGATAGAAGGTATGAGAATGGATACAAGGAAATCGCGATACAAAAATTTCGAAGAACTATATCTATATTGCTATTATGTGGCTGGAACTGTTGGGTTGATGAGTGTTCCAATAATGGGAATAGCCCCTGAGTCTCTAATCCCTGCTCAAAATGTATATCAATCAGCATTATATCTTGGCATTGGAAATCAACTCACAAATATTCTTAGAGATGTAGGGGAGGA TGCATTAAGAGGTAGAGTGTACCTTCCAGAAGATGAACTTGGTGAGTTTGGTTTATGTGACAAAGATGTTTTCTCAAGAAAGGTGAGTGAAAGATGGAAAGAGTTTATGAAACAGCAAATTGCAAGGGCAAGATTTTACTTCAATTCAGCTGAAGAAGGAGCTTCACATCTTGACAAGGCTAGCCGTTGGCCG GTTTGGTCATCATTAATATTGTACCGCAAGATCTTGGATGCAATTGAAGAGAACGAATATGACAATTTGACAAAACGTGCTTATGTAGGAAGAACTAAGAAATTTTTGTCATTGCCTCTGGCTTATAGTAGATCTCTTTCAATTCCCAAAACCAAATTAAATCCTTCCTTCACAAGGCTTATCTAG
- the LOC101510281 gene encoding DEAD-box ATP-dependent RNA helicase 37-like produces MRSSWADLAANSAAENAPTANNANNTQAPSRPVYVPPHLRNRGPTQSAPAPASASSSDKFSAPPLSDNVGSRWAPPPRNDYRGRAAGFGNRTGGGGGGWDRREANPFADQDDSEEPLTQQEQENTGINFDAYEDIPVETSGGNVPPPVNTFAEIDLGEALNQNIRRCKYVRPTPVQRHAIPISLAGRDLMACAQTGSGKTAAFCFPIISGIMTGQPAQRPPRGVRTVCPLALVLSPTRELSMQIHEEAKKFAYQTGVRVVVAYGGAPINQQLRELERGVDILVATPGRLVDLLERARVSLQMIRYLALDEADRMLDMGFEPQIRKIVEQMDMPPAGARQTMLFSATFPKEIQRLASDFLSNYIFLAVGRVGSSTDLIDQRVEYVQESDKRSHLMDLLHAQRANGVQGKQALTLVFVETKKGADALEHWLCLNNFPATTIHGDRTQQERESALRSFKSGNTPILVATDVAARGLDIPHVAHVVNFDLPNDIDDYVHRIGRTGRAGKKGLATAFFNENNSSLARSLQDLMQEANQEVPAWLSRFAARSSFGGGKNRRSGGGRFGGRDFRREGSFSRGGSDYHGAGNSSGGYGASGGYGGGYGGGYGGNTAGPGVTSAWD; encoded by the exons ATGCGATCTTCATGGGCTGATTTGGCTGCAAATTCCGCGGCCGAAAATGCACCTACTGCTAACAATGCAAACAACACTCAAGCTCCTTCTCGACCTGTTTATGTTCCTCCTCATCTGAGGAACCGTGGACCTACACAATCTGCACCTGCACCTGCTTCAGCATCATCATCAGACAAATTTTCTGCTCCTCCTCTTTCTGACAACGTTGGATCGCGTTGGGCACCGCCGCCTAGAAACGACTACCGTGGTCGTGCTGCTGGTTTTGGTAACAGAACTGGTGGTGGCGGTGGTGGTTGGGATCGTCGTGAAGCCAATCCCTTTGCAGATCAGGATGATTCTGAAGAGCCTCTTACTCAACAGGAGCAGGAGAATACGGGGATAAACTTCGATGCTTATGAAGATATTCCAGTGGAGACTAGTGGTGGTAATGTTCCTCCTCCGGTGAATACTTTTGCAGAGATTGACTTGGGTGAAGCACTTAATCAGAATATAAGGCGCTGCAAATATGTTAGGCCGACGCCTGTTCAGCGGCATGCGATACCAATATCTCTTGCAGGAAGGGATTTGATGGCTTGTGCGCAGACTGGTTCGGGGAAAACCGCAGCTTTCTGTTTTCCAATTATCAGTGGAATTATGACGGGTCAACCTGCGCAGAGGCCGCCTCGTGGGGTGCGAACCGTGTGCCCACTTGCTCTTGTTCTCTCACCAACTAGAGAGCTATCAATGCAG ATACATGAAGAAGCTAAGAAGTTTGCATACCAGACAGGGGTTAGGGTGGTTGTTGCTTATGGCGGAGCTCCAATTAACCAGCAG CTACGAGAGCTTGAGAGAGGGGTGGACATTCTTGTTGCAACTCCAGGAAGACTAGTAGATTTGCTGGAGAGAGCTAGAGTTTCACTGCAGATGATTAGGTATCTGGCCTTAGATGAGGCAGATAGGATGCTGGACATGGGTTTTGAACCCCAGATTAGGAAGATTGTAGAACAAATGGACATGCCCCCAGCAGGTGCCAGACAAACTATGCTGTTCAGTGCCACTTTTCCTAAAGAGATACAG AGACTAGCTTCTGATTTCCTTTCAAATTACATTTTTCTGGCTGTTGGAAGAGTTGGATCAAGTACTGATTTAATTGACCAAAGAGTTGAGTACGTTCAAGAGTCTGACAAGAGAAGCCATCTCATGGACCTTCTTCATGCACAGAGAGCAAATGGTGTACAAGGAAAG CAAGCTTTAACTTTAGTTTTTGTGGAGACAAAGAAGGGAGCTGATGCTCTGGAACACTGGTTGTGTCTTAATAATTTTCCAGCAACTACTATTCACGGTGACAGGACACAACAG GAAAGAGAATCGGCATTAAGGTCATTTAAAAGTGGCAACACTCCTATATTGGTTGCCACTGATGTGGCTGCACGTGGTCTTGATATTCCTCATGTTGCCCATGTAGTTAACTTTGACCTTCCCAATGATATTGATGATTATGTACACCGAATTGGAAGAACGGGGAGAGCAGGAAAGAAAGGCCTTGCAACTGCATtctttaatgaaaataattcatCCCTAGCTAGGTCTCTACAAGATTTGATGCAAGAGGCAAATCAAGAGGTACCTGCTTGGCTCTCGCGGTTTGCTGCACGATCTTCCTTTGGTGGAGGGAAGAACCGTCGATCTGGAGGAGGACGATTTGGTGGCCGAGACTTTCGAAGAGAAGGTTCTTTTAGTAGGGGTGGTTCTGATTACCATGGTGCGGGGAATAGCAGTGGCGGATATGGGGCTTCTGGTGGATACGGCGGAGGATATGGGGGTGGATATGGTGGAAATACCGCTGGTCCTGGGGTGACCAGTGCATGGGACTGA